In Miscanthus floridulus cultivar M001 chromosome 8, ASM1932011v1, whole genome shotgun sequence, the sequence catggtgcaaccaaagtaacgccttatcagttagtatatggacacgatgcagtattgccttgggaaattaaaattggctctaggcgaatacgttctcaaaatcagctgacagccgatgattataatacccttatgaaggatgagttggaagatgtggcgggtcatcggttaagggctttagttagcatcgaagaaaataagaaaagagtagccagatggtatgacaagaaggtgaagataaaggagtttgccgatggagatctggtctggaaattggttttaccgattgggactaaaagttcaaagtttggaaagtggtctcctaattgggaaggtccatatcggataaatcagtctgttcctggtaacgcatatattctagaaaccctcgaaggggttgtgtttcctagagcattaaatggaaaatatttaaagaaatattaccctagtatctggatggatgcataaaagtataagtgccgataacagtcctatcggctagaattatgcaaggatgtcaatgtctcataaagtgccgatacaataaacaagattacaagttcaacaaggattggatagctaatatcgcacgcaggcgaatctgctcggcttcctccatttctttgatatcgtcatcggcagtaccctccactaggcttgagttttttcttcatggccaaagctttgcgagcctggatatctctttcttgctgaagggctttgatggcattgggtagctggctttctttttgttgagcatgagttaaggctgcatcgacttccttcaattcagccaatagagccatcttccttgctgataaatccaagattttctgcttaagttcagcacccgaagtctgcaagttgccgatgcccttgtgcttctcatcggcaatttgtttcagttgtagcatctcttctttgagttgagcctgagctgctctatcggcaatacgttgagcagcccgttgatattgtagttggcgactctctaaatgggctgctgggaagagtacttcttcaacatcggcagggacctaggccacggattgttttgaaaattgcctttgcggggtccgagtcatctaccagttgggcggtatcctgctgtagcaagttcaggagagcttccaacctggacttagtttctgccgatattgttcccagtgcaagggaagaacttgtttcctctccatcatcgtcagagacgtcaatagcgaaggagaataggctgtttggggagtcttgttcctgaggaaaaggaaaggaggtcagttaaggataagtatgagtattgtaaatcagctaggttaatcggtttacctgtttcaaggcgatttcctgtgcttgactagaggaagcaacctggagtatgtcgtgtgggggatcggttgagcttgccgatgggatatactctgtgacttcatcggtggttggctcttgaggtatgatgaccgatgacattggggcagatgtagggatcggcatggacctttgtcgttttggctagtgcttcagcatctgttaaagctttgcgctttgcttgggcatcggcaacgattggctggagggcatcggcacttgttgattgtgaagcttggacatctggtacgcttgccgatgtacccaattgttgctgcaaaacaagtgtaaggtatgatatttaacagataaaatgtaaagttaagaagatacctctgaaggttcgtcaaaagaagtggtgcttgatatcggaggaattgccgatgacgatccagcagcagctcttaccccctggtgattaatgttaatatagtttgtgatcggcatgagtagaaataaacaaggttgttaccttgaatgccttgaccaaggttgtagcagcagccgatggagtggccctggctgtagccaatttggacttggaggtgatggtcttggtacggatcttctggtgagtcaaagcggctaaggtgggagcgttgtagccgatcggtgatatcggggaaacaggccgaagatcgaagggtttcccacttttgctcatagttggtgctgggttgttaacctgtcacgagagagttagttaccgatatatgaaaggaaaaagcaggaagggagctaaaaggaacttactgcgtcatcgggaatggcgtattcagggtcgatcatgtgccgatatgtgtgaacagatgttgcaaacagttgttccttccactctcgccaccattgcttatatgactcggtgatgaaagatactggcgtccaggtggatatatcaacatctgtagtatcggcatcgggggagagttgtactaccttgttccaatctgttccgcaggtaattgtttccctgggtttgatcacatcggcaaagcaaagtttgattggcagttgcccaaaagccaattgacgggatactgccgatgggttgtaaaattcatacgtaatgctggtgtttttcccgctaccaaatgtatttactAGGGAttaccctgggagtaatgatggccatcatgagttccttatcctgattcagagtgtcatcggcaaagttgaaaagaagggggaatctgttttcttcgtcaatataaggtacccaggccctatgatcacgagaaagaccattgtagaggctctggaagaatctaccgatctggtcttcattggcctctgttccaggaaggacaattatggcttcaccaaaattgaggggtgagcgtgttgctgattcatcatccccaagcacatggtcttcagcaatttctcatgggaattgttgggcaaaaaagtcccattgcagacgtttgtgcatatgggcattcagccacatgttgataaaccaccacgggcctcctaggttgccgatgggttcgccaagcaaaagtttctgagacacttgatgaagaagatgataagtggagctcagaaggtatcggccaagaggaaaccttacaccattagccaaaagttcagctgcggggaggaaggcgttggttggtcctactgatcgaccacagaagataaatttttctaaccacatattcaagaatgtggcatgttccctctggttaagtgtcccagtcttctggtattcttgaatgtatcccgtccaaccgccgatgttgcgggtattcaccctatattcagattttctaccataaatggagccttcatcggcagttgaaatatccaagccagtgagcatgtggacatcggcaagtgtaggagtagctgggccatgtccaaacataaaagtgtttgttgtgtctgaccagaagtaagcagctgcaatcatcatcgattcattcttctgcatatcggcaatagataacctaatgcattggtctaacttccgttctgcccagtatacttgcatcgatctattaaccctcaagtaccaatctttccaccctttggtggttttgggccaagatcgaaatgtgtctttccataaattcagagagaaattttgggctctaaaggggattctgttaacctctgcattaatcagatcggttggatctgggttgcccattggtcctaggcattggacatgcggctgatcggttggaataactaatttgttgcgcagttcctaagtttgaaggatccggagaacaaaagaaagaaatcaccaactgtatggatttgcaaaaactaggggaatcaaagtaaaggtaatggaagtggagcgaaccgcggggacgtcgaagttgattgccattatcttgaggaagatgagggcacgagccggagacttgaggtaacgctggagaagggttcttgttggttgaggtcgtgcagtggttcgtcggagtcgccgccggaaagagaaaatgtcaaagattggagtctgagggtagaagacgagtgttccggaggaatctatttataagccgcttggagtaggggtattttggacttatctctatgccgcgcgcatgtaggtcgaagtggttcagatggatatggtaactgttcgcacgataatcaggggattgtacagatgggttgatggcaagtaatcatgacttggaagagatatcggtacaggatattttaattctgaaaatgacagcattatcatgttaagatcttgccgatgggttattgtttcggtatcttaaccataatcaaggcaagagtggttggcgattgtgcgatatttactgaagtgcgtgaatcaggattagatttgattggatttgataacagatcaggttttggcttggagaatgagttatggtaatctggagtaaatttcggagcattaatggttttatactccgaaattaggggggcatgtgttgacaccgttttttgcacgtgtcaaaatgatcggagtggactaatcggcaaggggaaagttactgtatacttgatagccgatgaaagccagcttgtaaagatggttgccgatagctggtgatggtcgatggagaggttgatttagactcgggcgttgccgatgaggttgaaggtgtcattgtcgatgccgatgaagggaggcttgaagactactaccgatgaaacagggagtatgccgatgaaggaagacttgaggactactgccgatgaaacaaggagtatgctgatgaaggaagacttgaggactactgccgatgaaacagggggtatgccgatgggaaggaggacggtgagatttccatcgtaattgaggcggacagggaaatagataggagttgatttccttttctatatttgttagagtatgattcatgtaagagtcacgtgtttccttagatatgggcttggtgtcctagttgtgtttggttgtgtctctttagatcagggtataaatatggagtgagaggcaatgtaattagatatatcaatcaatatcaaaaccaatttttactcccatttgcatctacttacttttcggcgacttcgtcaatttgcattattttctctttacgagttctcattgattcggcgagctgcatcgcttcagtgcgaccttcggcgatcctcgagttccgcgtgagtacctcttggccgtgacttctgggcgtatcgctgttgtcaggaccaaagtgctcgtatcttcatccttgtcgattaacaggtcaaattgactggcacgccttggatatcgatttgggtattagccctttgtgtttgcagatccacttttgcatcaacaatgtcattgagctaccctcactcaaggggtaggttcttgcggcgcccgacgtgcgggcttggcgagtgatgccaattagccgccgaaccaccaagtgagcggtcgttacaacggggactagcgtgttggcaaacacgtgaacctcgggagaaaaattatcgtgtcaaccttgttcttcccgttggtttgcatccccattacacaagcttgcaattacttttatacatattaagcttgtgtagttgctcttgtaattagttagcttgtgtagcttactagttaccttcttgcttgtgtagcatagaagtagctcccttgcgttactaatttggtttgtgtaaccttgttagtcacattgcttagtttgtgtagctaagtaattgcgttctctaatttggcattggttgccttgttattgagcattgctagtgagcttagttggctttgtgcttttgcttactggcatgtgtaggagctcccttgttgcttaaagtactagtggcataggtttgtgtgaccttgcttctagaattggttaggagagctctagctagcccggcacctttgttgcttgattagtatctttgcaaggtgctagtgaacatagatagaggggtgtagtcttggctagtccgatagttttaattccgcacttgtttcagttagccgatgagattaagttttagaaaagactattcacccccctctagttgccatctcgaccctttcaataagtgctttgcgaagtgcttaggttgattagaccaccgcttatgcgcttgctctaggtttatgcctagtgtttagtgaggtttgcatacctcttaccaccccgtgcttgtgagcacaagtgttgtacatcggaggggcttgaagtcttgcgagatcacaccaaccgcgtttgtggtgtggccaccaccgtgtaccggagggaacaaggcccgcggcgtttcagctgaaagcttgatagtgaagacggtggggagcatccgggagaggcttgctaagaggcacatcggagacccttgtgtgtggggaaggcccgaggctatccatggaggtacccgaccgggagcttggaccttatgagggattccttgcgaggggctccaacgaggactagggggaagcttgcacgcttctcaataccttggtaaaaataccagagtcatcgacgggagtttgcatatctctaccttgctctttagcttccgcatttacattgattactttactatgtttgcggtagagatagcaacacactagcaaaaccatagttgcacatctagatagcttatctattgcataggttttgctagggttagaaaaagaggccatagtttagagttagaattttaagttgcctaattcacccccccccccctcttaggtgtcatggtcccttcaattggtatcagagccggttggctcatatttggacctttggcttaaccaccgttgagccgacgctattgtagagtggttgggatggataccgctaggcctcctcaatttgatggcactaacttcctctactataaggctagaatggcttgccaccttgaggtggttgatttaggtgtatgaagagtcactcatgatgggatgaaacccattaagaatcctgaaaagcccacaaagagtgacgaaaaagaaatgcattttaatgctagagctaagaattgcttgtttgaatcatttagcatggatgtgtttaaccaagtgttcaccttaaatacggtacatgaaatttggttaaaactccaagagctccatgatggcacaagtaatgtccatgagcaaataCATTGTCTAGCTatgcaaaattatgattcctttgctatgaatgataatgagcttgttcgtgatatgtattctcgattgaatctaattatcaatgagctccatttaatagaattattaaagctagatgatgcggacatcgtgaggaagatcatctctgttctaccacaaaagaaatatgcaagcatcatcaccattcttcacaacatggagaacttgagcaccatgaccccgggcattgtcattggcaagctagtggcatttgaaatgtcacgtaaaatgggtcaaggagaagcatcttcatcaagcaaaggcaaagctctcacttgtagcgagaagaaaaagatgaagggtaagaaagttgagtcaagctcaagctcctcaagtgaagaagaagaagatgaggatgaggatgaggatgatgatgatgatgaacaagaatcaagtgatgatgatcaatcttcctcctccacctccgaccttgatgaagaatcaatcaaacttatcaaaaaggtggagaagatgatcgtaaggctcaatgttaagggtgtgcccatccaaattcaagacctcgttttcactaatcaaagaaacgagcaaagaaagagaggatgctatggatgcggcaagatggcgcactttgtggaagtttgtccaaacaagcccacacccaaggcaaagaagaaggcatgcaagaacaaagccctcacatcaataaggtcatgggataattcttcaagtgaagaagatcatcacaagaggcgagggcacaagcactcatcatcaagttcttctcatgtgtgccttatggcatgaggtaatgaaagctcatcctctagtgagagctgaaagcatctaggcccctagttggatttcggtgattaatgtcaatataaggttactatgactaacgtgtgttttgcagaggcaattaagttaggtcatggtaaaggagatcgattgggcaatcgaggttgtcatgcccctacgatggaaatcgtttctgttttcaaaggatggacgacaaggttaaggataactagttctaagtgttgattggagttggagagacacttagagtagtttaggactttgttttttcctttggccgtactatgaaggggggtatgaacgggtagcttgacctagttgagtctagtgagttaggtgtggtgtacacttgttaaaactagctctaggtagctcctatgaatgcctaagatcctttggagcaaactccattcacatatgttcgaaagttggaagtgaatggagggtcaaacactgaccggacgctggccgcagggttcggtcagttcatttgaccgtgaagatcaagtctggtgtgaccggacgctgggaggtcatgtgaccgaacgctgagggccagcgtctggtcgactccagtaagggtccagacttgggaaagagtgaccggacgcgtccggtcagtgtgaccggaccctgagtatccagcgtccggtcatttacagtaagcatccaagagcgaccggacgcgtccggtcggtactgatcggaccctgacagcgtccggtcatcacttgaaaactgttcgcgggttgaactgaccggagcatccggtcatcatgaccggagcgtccagtcatcccgcagaagctcataacggttcgtttttcaagctaccttataaatagaagctccactcgtgagtggagtatcttttgctcattccaatagctgataaacacgtttgtgagtgccaagaagagcaaggtcctagtgaggtgtttgtgatttgagaatccaagagagtagcctcactagcaaatcaagagtagcaaagtgtgcatctatcttctcattaggcttcgcatggtcaagtgagagtttgtgcttgttactcttggtgatcgccatcacctagatggcttggtggtgattgggagtttggtgttcacccggcggagcttgtgggtgacccaactcaagttgtgagcggctttgggtgattcgccgcgacggagtgtcgaagaatcaacccgtagagagcacttgatccttgcgcggatcaagggggagctacacccttgcgcgggtgctccaatgaggactagtggggagtggcgactctccgatacatcggcaaaatatcgccgcgttcctttctctctctatttactttgagcacttactttgagcatttactttgagcaattcaatacttgtttttacatccataagaattgcttgctagagtaagtttgaaacttaggttgagaggttgttgtgcattagtttgatataaacacttttctaggcacaaggggttaattgggctatccgtaggatttgattattgcaagagaatttagaattagcccaattcaccccccccctcttgggcatcttgatcctttcaattgttatcagagcctcgtgctcacgtttttaagcttaatcgcttagagcaagatgtctcacggggatggacctcctcctatctttgagggagatgattttccatattggaaaatccgcatggagaattacttagaagctctagatgttggaattcttaaagccgcctctcaagggttcccagcacctaggaatgccgcacaacttcaaggcgatgaagtgaattatgaaaaatggaatgcaaaggctcgcaacaccatctttagaggcctttgcaaagatgtgtttaatcgtgtaaggaaccacaaagacgcccatgcactatggtcggacgtttgtgcactccatgagggaaccaagagtgagcgtgaggaacgctatcatcttgtgattaaaaagctaaattcttttgagatgtttcccaaagaaagtgctaatgagatgtattcttgattaaatgttcttgtagaggaagtcaatgggcttggactcactcaaatgtcaccatccgatgttgtgagaaaaatcttgagtgtcctccccattgacaaatatgggcatattgtgaccgtgctacatcaaggtgatctttctgccactacaccgacacaaatcttgggaaagatcaatgctcatgagatgtacatgcacatcacaccacaagatggctcatcctctacaaagaagaaagagaaggacttagcattcaaagctagccaagacaagggcaaagcaagacttgagtatgagagctcaagtgatgaagatgatgaagaaagccttgccctcatggtgaaaaagaccaccaagatgctaaaaaggctaaacaagagtggcatcaagtttgatggcaagaagaagaagttcttcactagctcaagaagaaagccaatctccgagatggattgctacaattgtggcgaacttggtcatctagctcatcaatgcacaaagcccaagaaagacaagttcaagaacaagggcaagaaagatgattcaagtgatgaagatgaaaagaagaagaacaagccatacaagaagagagatggcaaaaagagggagttctacaagaagaagaagagtggcaaggcctatattgtcggtgattggctcacggacattgattcatcaagtggatcattcgatgatgatagtgacgatgaaaaggtggccgccattgctattgatcttgcatcttcatcgccaccatcgccatcatcctctacacacctatgccttatggccaaaggtgaacgcaaggtaactaagagtgatgatagtagtgatgatgaacatgctagtgatgatgatagtgatagcgatgatgatgactcacctacatatgatgatcttgtcaaaatactaagaaaatatactaagatcattagaaaagtagagctacaaatgaaaaacttgatgctaaaaatgattcactcttagctaagtgtgatacattagaaaaggctaatgatgagctaaaggaaacaaatgattctatatcatccaaactcaaggagctcaaatcttctaagaaagagcttaaagataaaaatgataaacttgagtgggtacacaatgagcttatcactagtcacaataagctaaaagatgaatatgcaactctaaagatcaattatgatacccttattattgcacaagaattcttaccaaatgagccacatgatgctactaaccatgttgttaagattgatatagctacctcatgtgatgatttaattgatgaaagcattgagcatggatctagtagcaagggcaagcaagtggttgaatgcaatgactataatgagtatgtcaagctcaagagtaacaatgagaagctcatgaaagatcttgaagagatgaaaagtcacaacaccattgtgctagaaactcttgatcatgacaaagaggtgatccttgagaatgagaagttaaaagaagaaatcaagaaactcaaggaggagaagaacaatgatattctcaaggaagagaacaagaagctcaagatggagaaagagcatctcaaggtgggattgagcaagtttgctagaggcaagcatctccaaagtgagctactcatgaataccgtcatgaagatggatagaagtggcattggatatatggcaagtgtagagaagaagaaggctcaagctcaacaccaacaatcaaagccaaagctaaagccaaagagatgttttgagtgtggacaagaaggccactttgctcatgagtgtcaaactccaccaccacaacccttgcccaagcatgctagaccctttgctttcaatgctcactacatgcttagaaaagattcgagtggaaagatgttcttaggtccccccaacaagagtaggcctaagaaaatttgggtggctaagtcacttgttgagaaggtgaagggccctcaacaagcttggatccctaaagcttgaatctattGTGTGtaagtgaactacaagaccggtggaagtcattgggttattgatagtggttgcactcaacatatgaccggtgatcctcgtatgttcacctcactagatgaaaaggtagatggacaagagaaaataacatttggagataattcaaagggcaaggttaaaggattggacaaagtggcaatatcaaatgatcattccatctccaatgtgctctatgttgcttcattaagtttcaatttgctatctgttggacaattgtgtga encodes:
- the LOC136470135 gene encoding uncharacterized protein — encoded protein: MIDPEYAIPDDAVNNPAPTMSKSGKPFDLRPVSPISPIGYNAPTLAALTHQKIRTKTITSKSKLATARATPSAAATTLVKAFKGVRAAAGSSSAIPPISSTTSFDEPSEQQLGTSASVPDVQASQSTSADALQPIVADPHPSAADEYASDWWSDLTSGFSYYGSGGYDPAGEGGSRPPGAPCSNDEDDGRDGDEDGDE